cgctcaagccccatcgagtgcacgaggcttagcgccccGTTCGATTGATTGTAGCACAAACCACACACATCGACACACCACAGCTGGCCACGCTGTgcgcagccttgtgctgtgtcACGTGTTGCTGCGCAGGCCATCGCGCGTCgagcgagggatcgctccctgctcgcTCGTTCTGCCTGCTggctgggcgagccaggcgcgctgtggcgcggcagcatcgctgcccacacgcgtcttgctcgtcgctcgtgcATTGCAttgcacacacgcacacacgcatgGCTGTGTTGCCtagtgcgcgcgccatgcgctatgttgctcgctgcattcgtaccgcacgggcgacaagctcccttgctcgtcgtcgcgtgcccgcactatacaacaccccttaagggtaacacgtagcttccattgctttgtgcgtgcaacattaatgagcgtttccataaaaatttaaaatttttaattcaaaaattaatgacaaattaataaaacacattaatttcataattttagggcgaaaaatcgaaaatttattaatcaattaatttccgattaacatggattcaaatctaggtcataaaaattaaaaatttaacataaattaacaatttttatggtggattttaatcatagatacctaattaaactattaattaattatgaaaatcaaattaattctaaattattcgaatttcaacaaattaatcataattacgaattatgttgtataattaacaaggctaggcattcaaacttgttaaacatataatgTAGgtcaattaaaaattcaagatttatcaacaagaatcgcaaatacttaatttaacatcttaaatttacaaacttttgcgttcgaaaaactaaaacctccgaaaagtcatagttaggcttcgaatttgggaattctgggttcggccgaaaaatacttcttttgtcaaaattttagaatgccttttacatgcggaattgacacaaaaatcactcgatttggatgagtaacgaagaaactgccgaaaaaactgcgtacatataattaaataaacgcgatttgcaattaattaacaattacgaaaattaatcaccacttttaattccttgcaaatttgtgaaatttaaccatgttatgcaatttagattatgaaaataataagaggctcgtgataccactgttaggctatgattcatatgacaaaacataaatcatgcggaaaaaccataaagccaggaaagcatattatttacacataatcatttagcatagtttagaagcatacactttgtagcgtgccctccctagctgcgcccgaaccgaacaagaacaagtctttaggactccaagtgtcgtccctccgtagatagtctacagtacgtccggatccgcctcaagattgaccaactagaatcgcccttaaggtgctaggattttcggctaagttagtgcaagtgtatggctgaattttctttcaaaaacttaccctttgaatacttcaattgtgtctataaattatgaccctaggctcttatttatagaggtgtggaaagggaattggaatcctactacgatacgaattaattaaactagaatcctataagaactctaattaattaatttatccttttaggattaggaatttaatcatataccaaatcctaatagctttaggaatcgtgcatgaacacaaacacacacacgcacggcagcccacgaggggcgcctaagCGTgcgcgcgctcagcccacgccacgaggcccgcaacgcagccatggccttggcgcgcgctgggcctgccttgcggtgggcctgggcgctgccttggcttggcgtgtggcgcgcgtttggcttgctgggcgacggcccggcttcgtgctgggccttcgtccggcaggcctcgtccgatgcttattcgtacgatacgcttccgattaaattcccggttccggaattaatttccgatacgaacaatatttaatatttccgattccggaattaatttccgtttcgaacaaatatttaatatttccgtttccggaattattttccgattccgataatatttccgattctgacaatatttccgtttccggcaatatttccgattccggcaatatttccatttccgttaatatttttcgatacgtaccatgtttccatttccggcaacatctacgacttggataatatttacatttccgatacgatccatatttccgtttccggcaatatcatcgtttccggagtattcatttcttgcttgtgacgatctcagctcccactgaaaccaagatccgtcgattccgactatccatagatggagtatttaattccattaaacacttgatccgtttacgtactatttgtgtgaccctacgggttcatataattaattccacttgaactgaagcggcctctagtcaggcattcagctcacttgatctcactgaattattaacttgttaattaatactgaaccgcatttattagacttaacattaaatacatacttggaccaagggcactatttccttcaaagtGGAGTTGCATTTGGAAAGCTAGATGTCCCCCAAAACTTAAATTCTTCTTTTGGCTTATCCTCTGGGGAAGACTCCCAACTGCCTCCCATTTATCCAGCAGACAAATTCTCCCTAATGGAAATTGCCAATTCTGCCCAACAACCCAAGAAGACATGGAACACTTGTTTCTGCATTGCCCTAGAGCTATTGAGTTTTggaataatattgagtttaagccCAAGTTTAATTATCTCCATTCTGATTTTGAAAAGTGGTTTTTAGATAATCTGCAAGATAATGACAATATCATGACTTTGAACACCCCATCCCATACTGTGTTTGCTTTTTGCCTTTGGAGAATATGGAATAGAAGAAATTTGtggatttttcaaaaagaaaataaaactatTGGCCCTTGGTGCCACCAAACAATATGGTTAGCTAAAGAGCATGGAAATATAGAGAGTAAAGGAACACAACAGATTAAGTCAATGCATTTGGATCCCACCACCCTTTCCAAGTATTTTGTGAAATGCAATGCCTCTTTCTGTTCCTCTACTCTCCTTGCCTCCTATGCAGCTATTTGCAGGAATGAAGAACACATATTCATGGTTGGGATAGCTGGAACCTTCACCACAACATCAACCATTGCAGCAGAAACTCAGTCCATTCTCATAGCCAGTTCTTGGATCATGAACAAGAACTGGCAGAATGTTACCATCTTTTCAGATTGCAAAGCAGCAGTAGAACACATTAGTAATGATCAACCACCTCTCTCTTGGCTTTCTAACCTGTATGGTAAATGTAGGGAGTTGCAAAGAACCCACGGGAGCCTTTGGGTGAAGTTCAGAAGAAGGGAGCATCTTATGGAAGCGGACTACGTGGCAAAGAAGGCCAAGGACCGGCTGAGTCTGTTGGATCAAGGCATTGATTTAACCTCCCCCCACCCATGTTTAGCTAGTGATATATCAGCAAACAATGACACTAATTTTTTGGAAACATGCTTGCTTCGTAGTAATTGGGCGATATGTGCCTGTATTTTGACCTCCACAAGAAGTGGAGTTAGTTGAACAAACTTATTTATGTATGCGTACAATTTAAGTAattaattcactcattttcacccaaaaatCTAGTACTCCGTATCACATTATGGGCTAAAAAAATACTTCATAGAGGCATTTCTCACAATACCAAATATCCACTTTCTGGACCCAATTTATCAAAGAAAACAGTTCAAAGCCCAAAAACCCTTAAAAAGAAGGAACCTCAAATCTCCATTATCCTATCCGTTAACTCCAGTCACTCCTGTAATCCAAAAACACCAACCTTGAACCTCCTCCAATGGCTTctctcctttctctctcatcaaccCCTCCTTCCACTGCAAATTCTAACAACTACCCATCTTCTACTTTCAAAGGAAACATCAACAATTTCAGAATAAACCCATTCAATTTTGCCCCACTTAAACTCCATTTGAGGAACATCGTCAAAAAGGAAAGCACCCGTCTTGTAGTTGTAGCTTCTGCTTCTTCTTCAAATGTGAGTCCGAGTATTGGGTCGGGTTCAGAGACCAGGTTCAGGCTAGATAACCTCGGACCACAACCAGGTTCGAGGAAGAAGGGGAAAAGAAAGGGAAGAGGTCATGCTGCCGGTCAGGGAGGAAGCTGTGGGTTTGGAATGCGGGGTCAGAAATCGAGGTCTGGTCCTGGTATTATGAGGGGTTTTGAAGGTGGTCAGATGCCCCTTTATCGCCGAATTCCCAAATTGCGTGGTATTGCTGGAGGTAATTATCATACTTTGTACTATTTTTGGgcctatttttgttttttatcgACTAATTATTGTAAATTTCAATTTAATGTAGTTTTTGTTGCTTGTTGTTCTTGTTAATTTGAGTAATTCATTGTTTAATTGTACTGGTGGAGCACTTCTAAGGTGAAAATTCTGTTAGAATTTCGTTAAAAGGTGTATGCCAATCTTATTCTAGAAAATAAAACAGGTGAAGTTATAGGATATAATGCTCCAAATAGGAATCTAGAACAAAGAGATGTGGATAGGGGGTGTGCAATGGACAATACATTGAGATTTGTAATGATTGATTTTGTTGCATTTTGGGATGGGCTTAAGAAATTTAAATTGGGAATGGTGGTTTCTGTAATGTATATATGGCTTTTAATAGTCTAATACAACAGGTTGGTTTTTTTGCCGCGTGTGATAAGACAGCTCTGCTGCCTAGTATTTCCCATGTACGTATTTTTCTTTACAAATTTCCATTACCACTCATAAACATTATTGGACATTAACATGAGATTTCCCTTGTGTTGAACCCAATGTTATCCACATGTGAGTTGTGTCCCACGTTGGAGAGAGAGCAGAGGAAATACCAACTTATAAGCTAGAGGAGTTACTCCCATTGTTGTCGATTGGTTTGAGTGTGGAACCCCTTTTGGGCTTGTAAGTTAAAACGAACTTCTCCTATTTGTGTTGCCCAGACCCATTTTATATTGTAATAAATTTAACACGTTgtaaactactccctccgtctctttttgttcttctcatttggaatttttttgtcaaaaccATTATCATTACAATTTATTAACCCATATCATGGGTTGTTAATGCATTCTTGACTTCTTATGTATCACTTGTGCTATTTTGAATTGTACTGTATTTTTTTAACATTACTTTGAAAGTTTTAAACCTCTTTTTCAAGGATAACCACCTCAAACAAGGCTCCTTTCCTCTTTAGGCATTCCTAAATAGTTAGACTTTGTAGGGTGACACCCATGAtttacctttttaataaaagtttCATGATTATCAAGGCAAGATATTGTTGGCAACATTCTTGAGTATTTTCCTTGCAATTTAGTATGCTTATTTTCAAGTTAAGAATTTTATACAATTTGCAGAGATGAATAGTATTTAAACTTAACATATACAAGTCTATTGTGCACCTAAGAAGAACATCGAGTCATGTAAGAATGTTTTGTCAAATGAGGTGGTTGATATTGAAGCCAATCATAAGATGATAGTTGGTCTCCAATGTTCCTTCTCATGGTGCCATTACTTCAGGAAATTTTATCCTACTTTACGTTGTTCCGTTTCCCACACCCTAAAAACTAACCCTTTACCCTCACACACTTCTTCTACATGATATAAGAACCTGTCGAAGAAATTCTTGGCATGAAACTAAAAGCATAACCTGAAATAAAATTGTCCATTTCCCGAAAACATTGTTTCTGGAAATAACTCTGGAGAACAGTTTAATTAACTTCTAAATATTTAATGCTTACTCTTCACTTAGCTTGGAAGATAGATAAGGGGAGTTTAGTTTTGAGGCTGAAATATGAGCGTCGTTATATGAAAAAGATTTAAGTAAAATAAATCAATTGGTTGCTGCTTCAACTAGCTCTATTAGAACTTGTAGCACTGAAATTTCACTTTTTCAAAAAGAAATGCAGCATTGCAACTGTTGATGTTGTTACCAATAAAAGACTAAACATGTTTGTTTCTCCACGTTCATAGCTTGCTTGTGTCGCTGTCATCATCtattctctctctccctctctctttgTAACTGTATTGATTCTTGCGTAAGGGGTGCtgctatttattaaaaataaaaggcaCTCAAATAAGAAGTCTGGGCTAGAATTGGATTTTTAGGGAGCATTAACCTCTTACTGTGAATGCCGTTAGACAATGCAGTTTCTAATTTATATTACCTCTTCATGTATAATTCTCCGGTGAGTGAAAATCTATAGCGTTGGGTGGAGACATGACTGGATCATATTCCCTCTCTTCGATGGAGGCTCTAGTTAAGATTTAGTAAATTGATGTCCATTGTTAATTAGTGGCTTCAGTTTCAACATAGAATCCCTCAGAATCGCATGTGTATCACACAGGTCTTACTTCCAGAGATACCTTTGCGTGACCCCTTTACAGGGATTTTCAATTAGAAAGCACAGAGTCATTAACTTGATCTTTGGTCTTAGTAAATCCAGTACAGAGCTCATGTTAATCTCCAACTTTCTTTCTAGTAATTAACTGGGTTCTTGTTAATTATCTTGGTATATATTTCTTAGATTCTGATCCTACTCATGATCTTTTAAGCCTTTGAttactttctttttccttgATCCTGATCTAAGGCTCTTATTCTTTAAGCCTTTTATTACTTTCTATGTGTTGGAATTTCTGTTCGCAGAGTTCTATTCCTTAAAGTTTCAACTTTCAACTTGTTTTGAGGATGAACCAATTTCTATTTTAGCCATGTACACTGATGCCATTATCTTTCAACAGGAATGCGTGCTGGCTTGCCGAAGTATGTTCCTATTAACTTGAGAGACATAGAGGTTGCTGGATTTAAGGAAGGTGAAGAAGTATCGCTAGAATCCTTGAAGGCAAAGGGTATAATCAATCCATCAGGGAGAGAAAGAAGGTTGCCATTGAAGGTAAGGGTGTTTTCTATGCTTAAGGCTGAAGAAagtgttttatttttatcttttccaATTGATGGTCTAAATGAGGTGCTACTGCCTTCACATGACTTCCCTCAAGTGTGAACCACGTTTGATTATATAATGTTAGATCATAGTTTGCCAACATGATGATAAACTACCGTGGTCACACATCTTAATCCTCATGCCTTAAGGTTTCATGCAAAAGGATTTCTCTCtttcataaataaataaatataaataaagaCTTCTGTCATGTTAGTTACTATCACTGTACCACTAGTCTTCTGATACTGTAGTGAAAAACTATGGATACTCTATTTGCAGTACGCATAGGACACTTTTATTTGTGTCTTTCCCCCAAGTTGATATGCCAAGTTTCTAACTATTTTGGACAACCTAAATATTGACTCTCCCATGTGAAGTTAACCATTCAATACTATGTTAGTAATGTTACCAAGCTTGACTTCAGCAGTCTGCTAGTCCGACATAAGTCTCCTGCTAAGAGTCTGGTCATTCATCTTCTTTCATTCTGTAGTTGCTTCATATGGGAACTTCTTTATTTCCATTGTGACTAGCTTTTGCTTATTTACTGAATAGAATTTGCTGACTGAATTAATGGTGTACACTTGTACTTCATATGGTATTATCAATTGTATTTCCTTTTTCCCCTATAATGGAAGTTATAGAACAGTGCCTGTTGCTACTTTTTCTTGTGATACAGGTGACCTTAGATTCATTCACTAAAACTTTGGCTATGTTCTTTACTGATATGATTCTGCTCGGTCAAAAGGACTTCACATAATCTGAATGGTAATTTAGAGTCGAATGGACCTAAACAATTTTATCAAACAGACCAAACAATAAACCAAACTAGAAACGCTAGTATGGGCGAATAAGCATCTCATCTACTAACCTAATTGTCCTTTATACACACAATATAAGAATCCTAAATTACATAAAATACAAACACCTAGTTATACTACGGCTCCTAATGAAAATCAGTACATTGTTTTTCTACACTTAAACTCCAATCCTTAAGGGACAGCCAAACCGTATAGGACTCCTACTAAAGCATTAAAAGATACTCCGTAAGACTTATTGCACGCCAAGAACAACTGATGTAGACTTTGAGTGTTGAACAAAGCTTCTCAAATTCACATCATTTACACTAAAGAAAACAAGCAAGtctaataagtttagataagtgcTAGTAAAGGTTTAGATGAGGTGTAAGAAGCTCACATGTTTTTAGGTAAGAGGAAAACACCTTAAGTAATAAGACTTTCCGAACCACTTTTTCACCTGTGTATATTGTTAAGTAAATGTATATGATTTGTGACCTTGATTTCAGTGGGTCTGATTTTCTAAAAAGCTTTGAAAACTTTCTTAAGATGGTACTTGTACTGATGTTCGAGCTTATTTTTAACAAGTTAACATGCTTGTTAGAGTTAGGTATTGGAATTACAGGGGATTGGATTTGAGAGACATGGCTGCTTGTGAAGGCCGTGACGTAAACTGATAATATATTAATGGTGCTGATATTGTCTCTAATAACTGTTTATTATGACAAGCAGAGAAAAGTAGTTTAGTAAACTGTACTGTCTGCCCTTTCAAAAGTAGTTTACTATGACATGCCAACTGGGCTATGACACAAGTAAATTAACTACCCTTTCCATTACTTCTTGGAGAATTGGCAAAAACATAAAGATGATTTTTATCCACAGATCTTTAATTACACAAACAGCAAAGTTGTAGAAATGCTAAACCCAAGTGAATAATCCAGTCTCCCTATTATTATGCCAATATTGCGTTTTATGAGAGTTACTGTTGGTCCACTTTTATCTGCATGTGAGTAGAAGACTGCTTCTCCTGGGCCACTCAATAGTTAGTAAATGCATATACAACAGTCTTACCACTTTTAACCAGGTCGTGATCATAAACTCCCTTTCTATGTGTGTAGCAAGCCAATAGCTTCATTTTCTTGGTCTTTTGTATGATGTTGGCGACATGTTGGCCTTGTTTGGCAATATCACCAATATGCTTTTGTGTTCGTTTACTCGTGCTTCTTGAGGACTGCATGTCGTTTATTAGTGCCCTTTTCTAGGAGTATGAAGTATGTGTTTCTTATCTTTCTATTGCTTTCTTCCTCCTTAATATGGGAACAACCAATTTGCTTATGTTCTGTAATTTAAAAAGAACAGGCATCCATCGCATATCATGATAATCATTTGAAGCTTACTATTTATGCCTTCTTCTTTACAGATTCTTGGTGAAGGAGAATTAAGCACGAAGCTGCAAATAAAGGCACGTGCTTTCTCAGGATCAGCAAAAGAAAAGCTCGAGGCTGCAGGCTGTTCTGTCACAGTACTACCTGGAAGAAAGAAGTACATCAAAGAATCAGTAAGGAAGAACCTTGCTCGTGCTGATGAATACTTTGCAAAGAAACGAGCTGCGTCTGCCAGCGAAGCTGAGTCTgcttaaattttatattagtgaTACTTAAGATCATCAAAAATGTATGTAAAGTGTATCCCATTCATTTTTGTTCTCTAATGGTTTGTTGTAGAGCTCTTTATTTCTTTTACCCCAGGATTTGAGGTTTAAGGTGTAATCATTAATTTGCATATTTTGCTCAAGTATCACTCCATTGATTGTGTCTTCTTCTCGTTCGTATAGTGGAGTATCTTTAATTGCGTTGTCGTAATGAAAACCAACAAAATTGATTATCGTCTGTTTTTGAGGGACTTATCCTTATCTCTTCACCTGTTATTATAGGATTTTTTCACAAATAACCCTCGTTTCTTCTTCACcatattcttttatttttagGATGAGATTGTGTGTAATTGTGTATGATATATTAGTTGCCAATAAACTAGCGCGCTTCAGCTTTCCCGAAACAATGATAAATCAGCCATATAAAATAAGGTTAAAAGTACCttgttttgattttcttaaAAAGTAAAAACAGCCCCAATCTTCAGACTATGTCTActaacttttttattatttagacTCACataagactttttttttttacacattATCCCCATACTCGTTTTAGACTCAACTAAACTACTAAAAAAAGCTAATTAAATAGGATAGAGTACGATGATGTGGTA
This genomic stretch from Spinacia oleracea cultivar Varoflay chromosome 3, BTI_SOV_V1, whole genome shotgun sequence harbors:
- the LOC110798530 gene encoding 50S ribosomal protein L15, chloroplastic-like, whose amino-acid sequence is MASLLSLSSTPPSTANSNNYPSSTFKGNINNFRINPFNFAPLKLHLRNIVKKESTRLVVVASASSSNVSPSIGSGSETRFRLDNLGPQPGSRKKGKRKGRGHAAGQGGSCGFGMRGQKSRSGPGIMRGFEGGQMPLYRRIPKLRGIAGGMRAGLPKYVPINLRDIEVAGFKEGEEVSLESLKAKGIINPSGRERRLPLKILGEGELSTKLQIKARAFSGSAKEKLEAAGCSVTVLPGRKKYIKESVRKNLARADEYFAKKRAASASEAESA